One part of the Thermodesulfobacteriota bacterium genome encodes these proteins:
- a CDS encoding RidA family protein — protein MAHKVITTDRAPGAVGPYSQGIVAGNWLFVSGQLGLDPKTGEFAGSDLASQAHQAMENVKQIVLAAGYDLGQVVAVDVFLTDMGDFVEFNGIYEKYFSQHRPARAAIEVSALPKGGLVEIKCIVCSDSI, from the coding sequence ATGGCACATAAAGTCATTACAACAGACCGGGCCCCAGGAGCTGTCGGTCCTTATTCACAGGGGATCGTTGCAGGCAACTGGCTTTTTGTCAGCGGGCAGCTCGGGTTGGACCCGAAAACAGGTGAATTTGCAGGTTCGGATCTTGCCTCCCAGGCACACCAGGCCATGGAGAATGTCAAACAAATTGTGCTGGCTGCAGGATATGATCTTGGCCAGGTTGTTGCTGTGGATGTCTTTCTTACGGATATGGGAGATTTTGTCGAGTTTAACGGGATCTATGAAAAGTATTTTTCACAGCACCGACCGGCACGGGCTGCAATTGAGGTCAGCGCTCTTCCAAAAGGAGGACTGGTGGAGATCAAGTGTATCGTTTGCAGTGATTCGATTTAG
- a CDS encoding YkgJ family cysteine cluster protein, which translates to MKYVDIDKLDELPGKKLEDGDNFQFQCHSKLDCFNLCCRNLNLYLYPYDVIRLKNRLGISSDEFLDKYVDMVMRETSFFPEVLLHMSEDDEKTCPFLTKSGCTVYPDRPDACRMFPLEQGSLYDAETKKAKAVYFFRPPDFCLGQHEKKKWTPQAWKDDQNAVVYNEMTGRWAKVKRLFQTDPWGGEGPQGPKAKMAFMATYNIDRFSDFVFNSSFLKRYKVKSALLKKIKADDTQLMKFGFEWVKYFIWGIKTKYIRPMK; encoded by the coding sequence ATGAAATATGTAGATATAGATAAATTAGACGAGTTGCCCGGTAAAAAACTTGAAGATGGGGATAATTTTCAATTTCAATGCCATTCAAAGCTTGACTGCTTCAACCTGTGTTGTCGCAACCTTAACCTTTATCTCTATCCTTACGATGTGATCCGGTTGAAAAACCGGCTGGGGATTTCTTCTGATGAGTTTTTGGATAAATATGTCGACATGGTCATGCGCGAGACCAGCTTTTTCCCGGAAGTCCTTTTGCACATGTCGGAAGATGATGAGAAGACCTGTCCTTTTCTAACAAAATCGGGCTGCACCGTGTATCCTGATCGGCCCGACGCCTGCCGCATGTTTCCACTGGAACAGGGATCTCTTTATGATGCTGAAACGAAAAAAGCGAAAGCGGTTTATTTTTTCAGACCGCCGGATTTTTGCTTGGGACAGCATGAGAAAAAAAAATGGACCCCCCAAGCATGGAAAGATGATCAGAATGCGGTTGTGTACAATGAGATGACCGGAAGATGGGCCAAAGTAAAGCGGCTGTTTCAGACTGATCCATGGGGTGGCGAAGGACCACAGGGTCCAAAGGCAAAAATGGCTTTCATGGCCACCTACAATATCGACCGGTTTTCCGACTTTGTGTTTAACAGCAGCTTTTTAAAAAGGTACAAGGTGAAATCGGCCCTTCTCAAAAAAATTAAAGCGGATGATACCCAGCTGATGAAGTTCGGCTTTGAGTGGGTGAAATACTTCATCTGGGGAATCAAAACCAAGTATATACGGCCAATGAAATAA
- a CDS encoding response regulator: MERNKILIVDDEERNIKLLKAYLVTEQYEIAAASNGEDALEMVTDFNPDLILLDVMMPGIDGFEVCKRLKRDDHTLMIPVIMVTALSGKKERIRALEVGVDDFLSKPVNRIELMVRVKSLLRIKSYHDQLLNSYQELALKNNKLKELESVREGLTHMIVHDLNNPLTAILGNLEIIKFENLTEIQLDGIEKCLNYCADIRQLIQGILDVNKMEKGKLQPQKELVNMTEMLAGLMEQFMSRAKMDQISLAFFNSEDVPAVRIDPNLIKRVIANLLSNAIRHSPEGEKIEVTTGFLAEERSIIFSVKDNGNGLAAEYHHRVFDKFEQVKLKNSGVKSGTGGLGLAFCKMAVDAHGGKIWVESEGNGDGSTFSFTIPLEA, translated from the coding sequence GTGGAAAGAAACAAAATCTTAATCGTTGATGATGAAGAAAGAAATATCAAATTGCTGAAAGCCTATCTGGTAACCGAGCAATATGAGATTGCAGCAGCGTCAAACGGGGAAGACGCTCTTGAAATGGTGACAGATTTCAATCCGGACCTGATTTTGCTTGATGTAATGATGCCCGGAATTGATGGGTTTGAGGTATGTAAACGATTGAAGCGGGACGATCATACGCTGATGATTCCCGTGATTATGGTCACCGCCTTAAGCGGAAAAAAAGAGCGTATCAGGGCATTGGAAGTCGGAGTGGATGATTTCCTGAGTAAACCGGTGAATCGAATCGAGCTTATGGTACGCGTTAAATCTCTGCTTCGCATCAAGTCTTATCATGATCAACTGCTCAACAGTTACCAGGAGCTGGCACTGAAAAACAATAAGTTAAAGGAATTGGAGAGTGTTCGAGAAGGATTAACCCATATGATCGTCCATGACTTAAACAATCCGCTCACCGCCATCCTGGGAAATCTTGAGATTATCAAGTTTGAAAACCTAACAGAAATCCAGCTCGATGGGATTGAAAAATGTCTCAACTATTGTGCAGATATCCGGCAGCTGATTCAAGGCATCCTTGACGTCAATAAGATGGAGAAAGGAAAACTGCAGCCGCAAAAAGAACTGGTCAATATGACAGAAATGTTGGCCGGCCTAATGGAGCAGTTCATGTCGCGTGCCAAGATGGATCAGATATCGCTGGCGTTTTTCAATTCCGAAGATGTTCCTGCTGTTAGGATCGATCCAAACTTGATTAAGAGAGTGATTGCAAATCTTCTGTCCAACGCGATCAGGCATTCACCTGAAGGAGAAAAGATAGAGGTTACCACCGGTTTTCTTGCTGAAGAAAGAAGTATCATTTTTAGTGTAAAAGATAACGGGAACGGCCTGGCGGCGGAATACCACCACAGGGTTTTCGATAAATTTGAACAGGTGAAACTCAAAAACTCAGGAGTCAAATCCGGAACAGGCGGTTTGGGTCTAGCTTTCTGCAAAATGGCCGTTGACGCGCATGGTGGAAAAATTTGGGTAGAAAGCGAGGGAAACGGTGATGGATCCACCTTTTCTTTTACCATACCGCTGGAGGCTTAG